In one window of Blastocatellia bacterium DNA:
- a CDS encoding inorganic phosphate transporter, with translation MTALLALVLFIILVALIFDFANGWHDAANSIATVVSTRVLTPGLAVIWAAFFNFIAFLIYGTHVAKTVGGDLINITLIDKQWQLWVLLCALLGAIAWNVITWYYGLPSSSSHALVGAYAGAAIAEAIAAQRGIAGLLKPEGWIKTIIFIFVSPLVGLILGFAIMVAIMWIFRHFSPERVDRIFRKGQLLSAALFSLGHGGNDAQKTMGIITTVLVVYFTQQHGNDPSNPMRLGADGSLPAIPFWVVISCQAAIGLGTLSGGWRIVHTMGSRLTKLKPVGGFAAETAGAATLAMVTFGGIPVSTTHTITGAIVGVGATRRLSAVRWGVARTVIWAWVLTIPASALIAALSFFIVRLLHR, from the coding sequence ATGACAGCGCTGCTCGCGTTGGTTCTTTTCATCATCCTCGTCGCGTTGATCTTTGATTTCGCCAACGGCTGGCACGACGCGGCGAATTCGATAGCCACGGTGGTTTCGACGCGCGTGCTGACGCCCGGCCTCGCCGTGATTTGGGCTGCCTTCTTTAACTTCATCGCCTTTCTCATCTATGGAACGCATGTGGCGAAGACGGTCGGCGGTGACTTAATTAACATCACGCTGATTGACAAGCAATGGCAGTTATGGGTGCTGCTGTGCGCCCTGCTCGGCGCTATCGCCTGGAACGTCATCACCTGGTATTACGGCTTGCCTTCGAGTTCGTCGCACGCGCTGGTCGGAGCTTACGCGGGCGCGGCGATTGCCGAGGCGATTGCGGCTCAGCGAGGCATCGCCGGCCTGCTCAAACCCGAGGGCTGGATCAAGACGATCATCTTCATCTTCGTTTCGCCGCTGGTCGGGTTAATTCTCGGTTTTGCCATCATGGTGGCGATTATGTGGATTTTTCGGCACTTTTCGCCCGAACGAGTGGATCGCATCTTTCGCAAAGGTCAGCTTCTGTCGGCGGCGCTATTCAGTCTCGGCCATGGCGGCAACGACGCGCAGAAAACCATGGGCATCATCACGACGGTGCTGGTGGTCTACTTCACGCAACAACATGGGAATGACCCAAGCAACCCGATGCGGCTAGGAGCTGATGGGTCGCTGCCGGCGATCCCCTTCTGGGTGGTCATTAGCTGTCAGGCGGCAATCGGCCTGGGGACGCTCTCCGGCGGTTGGCGTATCGTGCATACGATGGGTTCGCGCTTGACGAAGCTCAAGCCGGTCGGCGGCTTTGCGGCAGAGACGGCGGGCGCAGCGACGTTGGCGATGGTGACGTTCGGGGGCATCCCCGTGAGCACGACCCACACGATCACCGGCGCGATTGTCGGCGTCGGCGCGACCCGGCGCTTGTCGGCGGTGCGCTGGGGCGTGGCGCGCACGGTCATCTGGGCATGGGTGTTGACCATCCCGGCGTCGGCCTTGATCGCCGCGCTATCGTTCTTCATCGTCCGGCTCTTGCATCGTTAG
- a CDS encoding dienelactone hydrolase family protein, with product MIITTEYVDIPVDGSPMRMLVAAPRAEGRYPGILLYSDIFQLTGSTTRAVMRLAGYGFVVAAPEIYHRIEPAGTAIAFDDAGRDRGLADATRTAVAEFDADARAALDWLSREPRVAAGELGACGFCIGGHLAFRAALQPDVRATVCFYPTGLHNGKLGKDADAGSLERAAEISGNLLLVFGSLDPHVPEAGRAQIGQALRQAGTQFNVSLYPAEHAFMRDEGPRYDSEATDQAWAEAIAFYRRTLGISR from the coding sequence ATGATCATCACCACCGAGTACGTCGACATCCCGGTTGATGGCAGCCCCATGCGCATGCTGGTTGCCGCGCCGCGCGCCGAGGGTCGTTATCCCGGCATTCTGCTTTATTCGGACATCTTTCAGCTGACCGGGTCAACCACCCGCGCCGTGATGCGGTTGGCGGGGTATGGCTTCGTCGTCGCCGCGCCGGAGATTTATCACCGCATCGAGCCGGCGGGGACGGCGATTGCCTTTGACGACGCCGGACGCGACCGCGGCCTTGCGGACGCCACGCGCACCGCGGTCGCCGAGTTCGACGCCGACGCCCGCGCCGCGCTCGACTGGTTGAGCCGCGAGCCGCGCGTTGCGGCGGGAGAGTTGGGCGCCTGCGGGTTCTGCATCGGCGGTCATCTGGCGTTCCGAGCGGCGCTGCAACCAGACGTGCGCGCTACGGTCTGCTTTTATCCCACCGGCCTGCACAACGGCAAGCTCGGCAAAGATGCCGACGCCGGCTCACTTGAGCGCGCCGCCGAGATTAGCGGTAACCTGCTGCTCGTCTTCGGCTCGCTTGATCCTCACGTCCCCGAAGCAGGGCGCGCGCAGATCGGGCAGGCGCTCAGGCAGGCCGGGACGCAATTCAATGTCAGCCTCTACCCGGCAGAGCACGCGTTTATGCGCGACGAAGGGCCGCGCTACGATTCGGAAGCGACCGATCAAGCGTGGGCCGAAGCCATCGCCTTTTACCGCCGCACGCTCGGCATCAGCCGATAA
- a CDS encoding NADPH:quinone oxidoreductase family protein produces MKAIRAHQWCEPQGLVMDEVERPAPGAGEVLIRVRTAALNFPDILLIAGKYQVKPPLPFSPGMEVAGTIEQLGEGVTSFTRGERVLAQLGLGGFAEYAAAPVANVQRLPEAMSDEEAAGFGIVYQTSYFGLADRGQLRAGETVLVHSAAGGVGLAAVQIARALGAGRIIGTASSDDKLAVIRDSGADIAINYQSEDFVEVVKRETRGRGADIIYDPVGGETGERSTKCIAFEGRLIVIGFTSGKFPTFVGNHILVKNYSVVGLHWGAYRQHNPAKIEQGWRALFEMYEAGRLKPVIGGLYPMEKVADAMNFLTSRQAVGKIVLRW; encoded by the coding sequence ATGAAAGCCATACGTGCGCATCAGTGGTGCGAGCCGCAAGGGTTGGTCATGGACGAAGTCGAGCGCCCCGCGCCCGGCGCCGGCGAAGTCTTGATTCGCGTGCGCACGGCGGCGTTGAACTTCCCCGACATTCTGCTGATCGCCGGCAAGTATCAGGTCAAGCCGCCGCTGCCGTTTTCGCCCGGCATGGAAGTCGCCGGCACCATCGAGCAGCTCGGCGAAGGCGTGACCTCGTTCACACGGGGAGAGCGCGTGCTGGCACAGCTCGGGCTCGGCGGCTTTGCCGAGTATGCCGCCGCGCCCGTAGCCAATGTGCAGCGGCTGCCCGAAGCGATGAGCGATGAAGAAGCCGCGGGCTTTGGCATCGTCTACCAGACGTCGTATTTCGGGCTCGCCGACCGCGGGCAGTTACGCGCGGGCGAGACCGTGCTGGTACATTCAGCCGCCGGCGGCGTCGGACTGGCCGCTGTGCAGATCGCTCGCGCGCTGGGCGCGGGCCGCATCATCGGTACGGCAAGCTCGGACGACAAGCTTGCGGTGATTCGTGACAGCGGCGCAGACATCGCCATCAATTATCAGAGCGAAGATTTTGTCGAAGTCGTCAAGCGCGAAACCCGTGGGCGCGGCGCCGACATCATCTATGACCCGGTGGGCGGCGAGACCGGCGAGCGCAGCACCAAGTGCATCGCCTTTGAGGGGCGCTTGATCGTCATCGGTTTTACGAGCGGCAAGTTTCCCACCTTCGTCGGCAATCACATCCTGGTCAAAAACTATAGCGTCGTCGGCTTGCACTGGGGCGCTTACCGCCAGCACAACCCGGCGAAGATCGAGCAGGGCTGGCGGGCGTTGTTCGAGATGTACGAAGCCGGCCGCCTGAAGCCGGTGATCGGCGGCCTCTACCCGATGGAGAAGGTCGCCGACGCGATGAATTTCTTGACCTCGCGGCAGGCGGTTGGAAAAATCGTCCTGCGCTGGTAA
- a CDS encoding AraC family transcriptional regulator, translated as MQINREELVERMARTLPDDRVVEVFPGLLLGRSSQPTEKMHTVFTPAFCVIAQGSKQVLLGEEVFRYDPGHYLISTVDLPIVSHVIEASEERPYFSLRLNLDTALVASVMMESGIENRKGDASVKAMDVSSIDADMLDAVVRLARLLDTPGEMQALAPLIIREIVYRLLRGEQGARLSHLLVAGGDTRRISKAVEQLRENYDQPLRIENIARELGMSVSGFHHHFKSVTTMSPLQFQKQLRLQEARRLMLGEALDAASAGFRVGYEDPSYFSREYKKLFGAPPQRDIAKLRSALEL; from the coding sequence ATGCAAATCAATAGAGAAGAGCTGGTCGAGCGGATGGCCCGCACCCTTCCCGACGACCGCGTCGTGGAGGTCTTTCCCGGCTTACTTCTCGGTCGTTCATCACAACCGACGGAGAAGATGCATACGGTGTTCACGCCGGCCTTTTGCGTCATTGCGCAGGGCAGCAAGCAGGTGCTTTTAGGCGAGGAAGTCTTCCGCTACGATCCGGGCCACTACTTAATCTCGACGGTTGATCTGCCCATCGTCAGCCACGTCATCGAAGCGTCTGAGGAACGCCCCTATTTCAGCTTGCGGCTAAATCTCGATACGGCTCTAGTCGCCTCGGTCATGATGGAATCGGGCATCGAGAATAGAAAAGGCGATGCGAGCGTCAAGGCGATGGACGTCAGCTCGATTGACGCCGATATGCTGGACGCGGTTGTCAGATTGGCCCGGCTGCTCGACACGCCGGGCGAGATGCAGGCGCTTGCGCCGCTCATCATCAGAGAGATTGTCTACCGTCTTTTGCGGGGAGAGCAAGGCGCGCGGCTCAGCCATCTGCTGGTCGCGGGCGGCGACACGCGGCGCATTTCTAAGGCCGTCGAGCAGCTCCGCGAAAACTATGACCAGCCGCTGAGAATTGAAAATATCGCGCGCGAGCTGGGCATGAGCGTTTCCGGCTTCCATCATCACTTCAAGTCGGTGACGACGATGAGCCCTTTGCAGTTTCAGAAACAACTCAGACTCCAGGAAGCGCGCCGTCTGATGCTTGGCGAAGCCCTGGACGCCGCGAGCGCCGGGTTCCGTGTCGGCTACGAAGACCCCTCGTACTTTAGCCGCGAGTACAAAAAGCTTTTTGGCGCGCCGCCGCAACGCGACATCGCCAAGCTGCGCAGCGCCCTTGAGCTTTAA
- a CDS encoding xanthine dehydrogenase family protein molybdopterin-binding subunit, translated as MSNRFVGKSVKRTEDPRLIQGIGHYVDDIKLADTLTVMFLRSMYAHARITSIDVSEAAHAPGVVAVYTGKDMAQKVGPVPCASAGAIPGLRIPDYRVLATDHVVFVGHPIAAVVATDRYAARDAIDLIMVDYEELPAAVDLEAAAAGGPAIYEAYGDNIAYKLTAGEGDIDAALKGADHVVSQRIVHQRLAPIAMEPRGVLARYLPGEKELTIWSSTQIPHLMRTQVALMLGVPENKLRVITPEVGGGFGSKLNVYAEEALLGWIAMQLGAPVKWIETRRENMQATIHGRGQVGTLDVGFNNDGTLTGLRWNVLADMGAYMQLLTPAIPTLTGLMLSGCYKIPAIQINITGVFTNKVATDAYRGAGRPEATYVVERALDLVAAELGMDTVDVRRKNFPKPDEFPFKTATGLFYDSGNYEAALDKALGIADYKALREEQRKARDQGRLLGIGVSTYVEICALGPSQAMPAGGWESATVRIEPTCKVTVMTGSSPHGQGQETSFAQIVADQLGIDIDDITVIHGDTAIVQYGIGTFGSRATAVGGTAVYMAVEKLIEKARQIAAHMLGVDAASVAFNEGKFTKMAARAASATSNEVPEPVMPAGQAPAGALPEPEDDGKQVTIQDVALAAHLAREIPPGLEPGLSATHFFEPTNFTFPFGTHIAVVEVDRDTGDIKFLRYVAVDDCGKVINPMLVDGQVHGGIVQSIGQAMYEEVVYDEQGQLVTGTLMDYAVPKAAMIPLMELDRTETPSPVNPMGVKGVGEAGTIGATPAIVNAVVDALAPLGVRHIDMPLKPEKIWQIVSQQG; from the coding sequence ATGTCCAATCGATTCGTCGGCAAGAGCGTCAAGCGGACTGAAGACCCGCGGCTGATTCAAGGGATCGGCCACTACGTTGACGACATCAAGCTCGCGGACACGCTCACGGTCATGTTCCTGCGCTCGATGTACGCGCACGCGCGGATCACCAGCATCGATGTGAGCGAAGCGGCGCACGCGCCCGGCGTCGTCGCCGTCTATACCGGCAAGGATATGGCGCAGAAAGTCGGCCCGGTGCCCTGCGCCAGCGCCGGCGCGATCCCCGGCCTGCGCATCCCGGATTACCGCGTGCTGGCGACTGACCACGTTGTCTTTGTCGGCCACCCCATTGCCGCCGTCGTCGCGACGGATCGCTACGCGGCGCGCGACGCCATCGATCTCATCATGGTCGATTATGAAGAGCTGCCCGCTGCCGTTGACCTGGAAGCGGCAGCCGCGGGCGGCCCGGCGATTTATGAAGCGTACGGCGACAACATCGCCTATAAGCTCACAGCCGGCGAAGGCGACATTGACGCGGCGCTCAAGGGGGCCGATCACGTCGTCAGTCAGCGCATCGTCCATCAGCGGCTCGCGCCCATAGCGATGGAGCCGCGCGGCGTGCTGGCGCGTTACCTGCCGGGCGAGAAGGAATTGACGATCTGGTCTTCGACACAGATTCCCCACCTGATGCGCACGCAGGTGGCGCTAATGCTCGGCGTTCCGGAGAACAAGCTGCGGGTGATTACCCCCGAAGTCGGCGGCGGCTTCGGCTCGAAGCTCAACGTCTATGCCGAAGAGGCGCTGCTCGGCTGGATCGCCATGCAGCTCGGCGCGCCGGTCAAATGGATCGAGACGCGCCGCGAGAATATGCAGGCGACGATTCACGGGCGCGGGCAAGTGGGCACGCTCGATGTCGGCTTCAACAACGACGGCACGCTCACCGGCCTGCGCTGGAATGTGCTGGCCGACATGGGCGCTTACATGCAACTGCTGACGCCGGCCATCCCGACGCTGACGGGGTTGATGCTGTCGGGCTGTTACAAGATTCCCGCCATTCAGATCAACATCACCGGCGTCTTCACTAACAAAGTCGCGACCGACGCCTATCGCGGCGCGGGCCGGCCCGAAGCGACTTATGTGGTCGAGCGGGCGCTCGATCTGGTCGCTGCCGAACTCGGCATGGATACCGTGGACGTGCGGCGCAAGAACTTCCCGAAGCCGGACGAGTTTCCATTCAAGACGGCGACGGGGCTGTTCTATGACAGCGGCAACTATGAAGCGGCGCTCGATAAGGCGCTCGGTATTGCCGATTACAAGGCCCTGCGCGAAGAGCAGCGCAAAGCGCGCGACCAGGGGCGTTTGCTCGGCATCGGCGTTTCGACCTATGTCGAGATTTGCGCCCTCGGCCCGTCGCAGGCGATGCCCGCCGGCGGTTGGGAGAGCGCCACCGTTCGTATTGAGCCGACTTGCAAAGTCACCGTGATGACCGGCTCGTCGCCGCACGGCCAGGGGCAGGAGACCTCGTTTGCGCAGATTGTCGCCGACCAGCTCGGCATTGATATCGATGACATCACGGTGATTCACGGCGACACAGCGATTGTGCAATACGGCATCGGCACCTTCGGCAGTCGCGCCACGGCGGTCGGCGGCACCGCGGTTTATATGGCGGTCGAGAAGCTGATCGAGAAGGCCCGGCAGATCGCCGCGCACATGCTCGGCGTTGATGCCGCGAGTGTCGCTTTCAACGAAGGCAAGTTCACGAAAATGGCTGCCAGAGCCGCTTCGGCGACGTCCAACGAAGTGCCTGAGCCGGTGATGCCGGCGGGCCAGGCGCCGGCAGGCGCGCTGCCCGAGCCCGAAGACGACGGCAAGCAGGTGACGATTCAAGACGTCGCGCTGGCGGCGCACCTGGCGCGCGAGATTCCGCCGGGGCTTGAGCCGGGGCTGTCGGCGACGCACTTCTTCGAGCCGACAAATTTCACCTTCCCGTTCGGCACGCACATCGCCGTCGTCGAGGTGGATCGCGACACCGGCGACATCAAGTTCCTACGCTACGTCGCCGTGGACGATTGCGGCAAAGTAATCAACCCGATGCTGGTTGACGGGCAGGTGCATGGGGGCATCGTGCAGAGCATCGGCCAGGCGATGTATGAAGAGGTGGTCTATGACGAGCAGGGCCAGCTTGTCACCGGCACGCTGATGGATTACGCCGTGCCGAAGGCGGCGATGATCCCGCTGATGGAGCTTGACCGCACAGAGACGCCGTCGCCGGTCAACCCCATGGGCGTCAAAGGCGTCGGCGAAGCCGGAACGATTGGCGCCACCCCGGCAATCGTCAACGCCGTCGTTGACGCGCTCGCGCCGCTCGGCGTGCGCCACATCGATATGCCGCTCAAGCCGGAAAAGATCTGGCAGATTGTCAGTCAGCAGGGCTGA
- a CDS encoding carbon monoxide dehydrogenase subunit G, giving the protein MKIEGTQEVQARRERVFQALVDPAVLQRCIPGCERLEQVAENHFSTTLRAGVGSIKGVFTGNVRLEEVQPPAHFRMVVDGKGQPGFLKGAGTLDLEERDGATVVNYSGDVQVGGTIAGVGQRMIQGAARMMLAQFFTAIEAEAQTKADEAPPEHGFFRTTLRWLSGRLRRLFRKTGRPML; this is encoded by the coding sequence ATGAAGATCGAAGGCACACAGGAAGTCCAGGCGCGCCGCGAGCGTGTCTTTCAGGCGCTGGTTGACCCGGCGGTATTGCAACGCTGCATACCGGGCTGCGAGCGGCTTGAGCAAGTCGCGGAGAATCATTTTTCGACGACCTTGCGCGCCGGCGTCGGCTCGATCAAAGGCGTCTTTACCGGCAACGTGCGGCTCGAAGAGGTGCAGCCGCCGGCGCACTTTCGCATGGTGGTAGATGGCAAAGGCCAGCCCGGTTTCTTGAAAGGCGCGGGCACGCTCGACCTCGAAGAGCGCGACGGCGCGACGGTGGTGAATTATAGCGGTGACGTGCAGGTCGGCGGCACGATTGCCGGCGTCGGCCAGCGCATGATTCAAGGCGCGGCGCGCATGATGCTCGCGCAATTCTTCACCGCCATCGAAGCCGAAGCGCAGACCAAAGCCGACGAAGCGCCTCCCGAGCACGGCTTTTTTCGAACAACCCTGAGGTGGCTCTCAGGGCGACTGCGGCGATTGTTCAGGAAAACGGGCCGACCGATGTTGTAA
- a CDS encoding PDZ domain-containing protein produces MKRTIMLALGTVLIISSAVLAAPADQDKIERPRRITMPSSSYLGVEIEEVTSEVAGRLRLREERGAWITSVTGDTAAAKAGLQKDDVIVRWNGEPVESARALSRHLRETPGGRNVKLGVLRNGSEMEVAVTLGNRADYLSHISAATTAPRARMITRPAIAARAYGFGGARLGISLQSMSPQLAEYFGLQNRNGALVTFVHPDSAAARAGIKAGDVILSIGGVTVDHPGSVREALGNRSEGAVEVKVMRDRQERTLTVQLEKSKTSMVWSDDDADVIVSEALVEPFEIGPITIGPFDFAPVAIPQIHIDAMPPVVIPEMNIAPVAIPQMRLAPMSFPRMAIPKINMPKIVVPPVRIVVPEIVFRTEV; encoded by the coding sequence ATGAAACGGACTATTATGCTCGCTTTAGGGACGGTGCTGATCATCAGCTCGGCGGTGCTGGCCGCGCCCGCAGACCAGGACAAGATCGAGCGCCCACGGCGCATTACGATGCCATCAAGTAGTTATCTGGGCGTTGAGATCGAAGAAGTGACCAGTGAAGTCGCCGGGCGCTTGCGGCTGCGCGAAGAGCGCGGCGCGTGGATTACCAGCGTGACCGGCGATACGGCAGCGGCCAAGGCCGGTTTGCAGAAAGACGATGTCATCGTCCGCTGGAACGGCGAGCCGGTCGAGAGCGCTCGCGCCTTGAGCCGCCACCTGCGCGAAACGCCGGGCGGCCGCAACGTCAAGCTCGGCGTGCTGCGCAATGGCAGCGAGATGGAAGTCGCCGTGACGCTCGGCAACCGCGCCGATTATCTCAGCCACATCAGCGCCGCAACCACCGCGCCGCGCGCCCGGATGATTACCCGCCCGGCCATCGCCGCCCGCGCTTACGGCTTCGGCGGCGCGCGCTTAGGCATCTCTTTGCAGAGCATGTCGCCGCAGCTCGCGGAGTATTTCGGATTACAGAATCGCAATGGGGCGCTCGTCACCTTTGTCCATCCCGACTCGGCGGCGGCGCGCGCCGGCATCAAAGCCGGCGACGTGATTCTGTCAATTGGCGGGGTAACGGTTGACCACCCCGGAAGCGTTAGAGAGGCCCTGGGCAACCGCAGCGAAGGCGCGGTCGAAGTGAAGGTGATGCGCGACCGCCAGGAGCGCACCCTGACCGTGCAGCTCGAAAAGAGCAAGACCTCGATGGTCTGGTCGGATGATGACGCCGACGTGATCGTCTCAGAGGCGCTGGTCGAGCCGTTTGAGATCGGCCCGATCACCATCGGGCCATTCGATTTTGCGCCGGTCGCCATCCCGCAAATTCACATTGACGCGATGCCGCCGGTGGTTATTCCCGAAATGAACATCGCGCCGGTGGCCATTCCGCAAATGCGGCTCGCGCCGATGAGCTTCCCGCGGATGGCAATCCCCAAGATCAACATGCCGAAGATTGTCGTGCCGCCCGTCCGCATCGTGGTGCCGGAAATCGTTTTCCGCACGGAAGTCTGA
- a CDS encoding DUF47 family protein, translated as MGLIPREEKYFTMLSQLAAQVQKGGEIFARIFEDYQHLGRYAEEIKAVEVGCDEMGAKITQKLNSSFITPIDREDIFLLVTELDDVIDMITDLARRLDIYSVSGPRPEAVEIARILYSATGELADVFALLEGGRGVGEHLQNINQLEKRGDALYREAIRRLFKEEKDPIEVIKWMSLFEELENSIDRCKDVAEALEAVVVKNK; from the coding sequence ATGGGCTTGATACCACGAGAAGAAAAATACTTTACTATGCTCAGTCAGCTTGCCGCGCAGGTGCAGAAGGGCGGCGAAATCTTCGCGAGGATTTTCGAGGACTACCAGCACCTGGGGCGCTATGCCGAAGAGATCAAGGCGGTCGAGGTGGGCTGCGACGAGATGGGCGCGAAGATCACGCAGAAGCTCAATTCGAGCTTCATCACGCCGATTGACCGCGAAGACATTTTCCTGCTGGTCACCGAGCTTGACGACGTCATTGACATGATTACCGACCTGGCGCGGCGGCTCGACATCTACAGCGTCAGCGGGCCGCGCCCCGAAGCGGTCGAGATCGCCCGCATCCTCTATAGCGCCACAGGCGAGCTGGCCGACGTCTTCGCGCTGCTTGAGGGCGGGCGCGGCGTCGGCGAGCATCTGCAAAATATCAACCAGCTCGAAAAGCGCGGTGACGCGCTCTACCGCGAAGCCATCCGCCGGCTCTTCAAGGAAGAAAAAGACCCCATCGAAGTCATCAAGTGGATGTCGCTCTTCGAAGAACTGGAAAATTCGATTGACCGCTGCAAGGACGTCGCCGAAGCTCTCGAAGCTGTCGTCGTCAAGAATAAATGA
- a CDS encoding DUF433 domain-containing protein — translation MAWQDRITIDPAVLVGKPVIRGTRLAVEFIVDLLAHGWTEEELLRNYPGITAEDIRACLAYASALLHAEKVYPLA, via the coding sequence ATGGCCTGGCAAGATCGCATAACGATAGACCCTGCGGTGCTGGTTGGCAAACCTGTCATCAGAGGGACTCGTCTTGCCGTCGAGTTCATTGTTGATCTGCTGGCTCATGGGTGGACGGAGGAGGAGTTGCTGCGCAACTATCCCGGAATCACCGCCGAAGATATTCGCGCCTGTCTCGCCTATGCCAGCGCCTTGCTCCATGCCGAGAAAGTCTATCCGCTAGCCTGA
- a CDS encoding (2Fe-2S)-binding protein, which translates to MKKAITLTVNGVTQHREVEPRMLLVHYLRDVLGLTGTHVGCETSICGACTVLLDGQSVKSCTVFAVQAEGCQVTTIEGMAANGQLHPVQEGFWEKHGLQCGYCTPGMIMAAAQLLARNPEPGDDEIRHGLEGNLCRCTGYQHIVEAVRYAAGKMKAASGD; encoded by the coding sequence ATGAAGAAAGCAATCACCCTCACAGTCAATGGCGTGACCCAGCATCGCGAGGTCGAGCCGCGAATGTTGCTCGTCCATTATTTGCGCGATGTGCTCGGCCTGACCGGCACGCACGTCGGCTGTGAGACATCGATCTGCGGCGCATGCACGGTGCTGCTCGATGGTCAGTCGGTCAAATCCTGCACAGTCTTTGCCGTGCAGGCCGAAGGCTGTCAGGTCACGACCATCGAAGGCATGGCGGCCAATGGCCAGTTGCATCCCGTGCAGGAAGGCTTCTGGGAAAAACATGGCCTGCAATGCGGCTACTGCACGCCGGGCATGATCATGGCGGCGGCACAGTTGCTGGCGCGCAATCCTGAGCCCGGCGACGACGAGATTCGCCACGGGCTCGAAGGCAATCTTTGCCGCTGCACCGGCTACCAGCACATTGTCGAAGCCGTGCGCTATGCCGCCGGCAAGATGAAAGCGGCATCGGGAGACTAA
- a CDS encoding xanthine dehydrogenase family protein subunit M, translating into MVPTQFDYLTPATLDEALALLQQHAADAKILAGGHSLIPAMKLRLAQPAVLIDIGRIRDLAYIREEGDRIHIGAMTTHFQIEASDRLRDICPILPEAATQIGDAQVRNRGTLGGSLAHADPAADWPAVMIALRAEMVAVGGSGERVIAADDFFVDMLTTALDAGEILREIRIPVPAGRYGQAYVKAAQPASGFAVVGVAVHLVRDAGGACESISVGITGVASKAYRANGAEAALKGSGLDEQAIATAAATAADGVTINGDIYASESYRTHLAQVYTGRAVQAATARAK; encoded by the coding sequence ATGGTTCCAACGCAATTCGATTACCTGACGCCGGCGACGCTCGACGAAGCGCTCGCCTTGCTCCAGCAGCACGCCGCCGACGCCAAGATACTGGCCGGCGGCCACAGCCTCATCCCGGCGATGAAGCTGCGGCTGGCGCAGCCCGCGGTCTTGATCGATATCGGGCGCATCCGTGACCTGGCTTACATTCGCGAAGAAGGCGATAGGATTCACATCGGCGCGATGACGACGCATTTTCAGATCGAAGCCAGCGACCGGCTGCGCGACATCTGCCCGATCTTGCCCGAAGCCGCGACGCAGATCGGCGACGCGCAGGTACGCAATCGCGGCACGCTGGGCGGCAGCCTGGCGCACGCCGACCCGGCGGCGGATTGGCCGGCGGTGATGATCGCGCTCAGGGCAGAGATGGTCGCCGTCGGCGGCAGCGGCGAGCGCGTGATCGCGGCGGATGATTTCTTTGTCGATATGCTGACGACGGCGCTGGACGCGGGCGAAATCCTCCGCGAGATTCGCATCCCCGTGCCCGCGGGGCGCTATGGCCAGGCGTATGTGAAGGCGGCGCAGCCGGCCTCCGGGTTTGCGGTCGTCGGCGTCGCCGTGCACCTGGTGCGCGATGCGGGCGGCGCGTGTGAATCCATAAGCGTCGGCATCACCGGCGTGGCTTCAAAGGCTTATCGCGCCAACGGCGCGGAAGCGGCGCTCAAAGGATCAGGGCTCGACGAGCAGGCCATCGCCACGGCGGCGGCGACTGCCGCCGATGGCGTGACCATCAATGGCGACATCTACGCTTCAGAGAGCTATCGCACACATCTCGCACAGGTCTACACGGGCCGCGCCGTTCAGGCGGCGACCGCGCGCGCCAAATAG